A genome region from bacterium includes the following:
- a CDS encoding carboxymuconolactone decarboxylase family protein: MTRDPKEAGIAIRHAMFGTEYKKSEAEGAFGYLDEFIVERFFGELWNRQELDLRTRSLCTIAALVAAHMPDEALRAHVVGALANGATENEIREVIVHTGLYVGVGVVLTARPVAEGVFNARRNK; encoded by the coding sequence ATGACACGGGACCCAAAGGAAGCTGGCATTGCGATCCGGCACGCCATGTTCGGGACGGAGTACAAGAAGTCGGAGGCCGAGGGCGCGTTTGGCTACCTGGACGAGTTCATCGTGGAGCGCTTCTTCGGTGAGCTCTGGAACCGCCAGGAGCTGGATCTGCGGACACGGAGTCTCTGCACGATCGCCGCACTCGTAGCGGCGCACATGCCGGACGAGGCCCTACGCGCTCATGTCGTGGGAGCTCTTGCGAACGGCGCGACGGAGAATGAGATTCGCGAGGTGATCGTCCACACGGGGCTCTATGTGGGCGTCGGCGTCGTGCTGACCGCGCGTCCAGTGGCTGAAGGAGTGTTCAATGCCCGCCGGAACAAATGA
- a CDS encoding nuclear transport factor 2 family protein → MPAGTNDSADLLTERDRQDLIDLVVEFAWRVDHRSADTIHELVTDDVFIQMAYGPMVGKDAVKAWGKHRAAVDRTTRHIMTNFRFRVVGKDKVEGSSMSVIFRSEGSEIAPPLPWAVTECSDVFVRQEGTWKFASHITKDVYRSET, encoded by the coding sequence ATGCCCGCCGGAACAAATGACAGTGCGGACCTGCTGACGGAGCGCGACCGTCAAGACCTGATCGATCTTGTCGTCGAATTCGCGTGGCGCGTCGACCATCGGAGTGCGGACACTATCCACGAGCTGGTCACTGACGATGTATTCATCCAGATGGCCTATGGGCCCATGGTCGGCAAGGATGCTGTCAAGGCATGGGGCAAGCATCGCGCCGCGGTCGACCGCACCACGAGGCACATCATGACCAACTTCCGCTTCCGCGTCGTGGGCAAGGACAAGGTCGAGGGAAGCTCGATGTCGGTGATCTTCCGGAGCGAAGGCTCGGAGATCGCACCGCCCTTGCCGTGGGCGGTCACCGAGTGCAGCGACGTCTTCGTGCGTCAAGAGGGAACGTGGAAGTTCGCATCACACATCACCAAGGACGTCTATCGATCGGAGACCTGA
- a CDS encoding GYD domain-containing protein, protein MVQFTYTPQAWAALAKNPEDRADAFRALAEQMGAKLLSLHYCFGEYDGVTMMEAPDEATVMAILLAANSPGHVKTTRTTVLITLREAMVAMRRAHDAQYRGPHGD, encoded by the coding sequence ATGGTGCAGTTCACGTACACGCCCCAGGCCTGGGCTGCGCTGGCTAAGAATCCGGAAGATCGAGCGGACGCGTTTCGCGCCCTCGCAGAACAGATGGGCGCGAAGTTGTTGTCCCTCCATTACTGCTTCGGCGAGTATGATGGAGTGACCATGATGGAGGCTCCCGACGAGGCGACCGTGATGGCGATCCTGCTCGCGGCGAATTCCCCGGGGCACGTGAAGACGACACGGACCACCGTGTTGATCACGTTGCGAGAAGCGATGGTCGCGATGCGTCGCGCGCACGACGCACAATACCGAGGGCCACACGGAGACTAA
- a CDS encoding inner-membrane translocator, with amino-acid sequence MSAPRTEQRETFPAVAPANRPAPRRIDLRQQVVAGLTGPWRTLPLILSLGVVWVFFAIESPLFLSSRNLTNLSNQIAVSSLLALALVFVVVVRQIDISLASLAAVCGGIAAYLSAEQGWDPVVAVALALIVGVCVPAFQSWIVMKSKAPSFIVTLGGMFILNAVLMWMLPVTQVIVLSGTPLQAVAGTYLPDWLSYLLAGMGVALFGLLRRNYHAARLREGSSSHLLRSTVLPTAGLAIAVFGILLSVFNPYRGVPLPAVIVVTIAAVLSYVGTQTPLGKHIYGIGGNPEAARRAGIKVEGVTAITFAIAGFVAAWAGVINASRSLGVSAQSTDLTLLLVALSAVVIGGVSLFGGRGGIWSVILGGILMGSIQNGLQLMAVSQQVQWTVQGVVLVSAVVIDASISRHAANPT; translated from the coding sequence ATGAGCGCTCCGCGGACTGAGCAACGCGAGACGTTCCCCGCCGTGGCCCCGGCGAACCGTCCAGCGCCGCGCCGCATCGACCTGCGTCAGCAGGTGGTCGCCGGGCTGACCGGTCCGTGGCGAACCCTGCCGCTCATCCTCTCGCTTGGGGTGGTCTGGGTCTTCTTCGCGATCGAGAGCCCGCTGTTCCTGAGCAGTCGGAATCTCACGAACCTATCGAATCAGATCGCGGTCTCGTCGTTGCTCGCTCTCGCGCTCGTCTTCGTTGTCGTCGTTCGACAGATCGATATCTCGCTCGCCTCGCTCGCGGCAGTCTGCGGGGGAATCGCCGCGTATCTGAGCGCAGAACAGGGCTGGGATCCCGTAGTCGCTGTGGCGCTGGCCCTGATCGTCGGTGTGTGCGTTCCCGCGTTCCAGTCCTGGATTGTGATGAAGTCGAAGGCGCCGTCGTTCATCGTCACGCTCGGCGGGATGTTCATCCTGAACGCGGTACTGATGTGGATGCTGCCGGTGACGCAGGTTATTGTCCTGTCGGGAACTCCGCTGCAGGCCGTCGCCGGGACGTATCTCCCGGACTGGCTCAGCTACCTGCTGGCCGGAATGGGTGTGGCGCTCTTCGGGCTGTTACGCCGGAACTACCACGCCGCACGGCTCCGTGAGGGGTCGTCATCCCACCTGCTGCGAAGCACGGTGCTGCCGACCGCCGGGCTGGCGATCGCCGTATTCGGGATCCTCCTTTCGGTCTTCAACCCGTACCGCGGAGTGCCGCTTCCGGCCGTGATCGTCGTGACCATCGCCGCCGTGCTGTCGTATGTCGGAACGCAGACCCCGCTCGGGAAGCACATCTATGGGATCGGCGGGAACCCGGAGGCCGCGCGCCGCGCCGGCATCAAGGTCGAGGGAGTGACCGCGATCACGTTCGCCATCGCCGGATTCGTCGCCGCCTGGGCCGGTGTCATCAATGCCTCGCGATCCCTGGGCGTGTCCGCGCAATCGACCGATCTCACCCTGTTGCTTGTGGCGCTGTCGGCCGTGGTAATCGGCGGCGTCAGCCTGTTCGGTGGCAGAGGCGGCATCTGGTCGGTCATCCTCGGCGGCATCCTCATGGGCAGCATCCAGAACGGCCTGCAGCTGATGGCTGTCTCGCAACAGGTTCAGTGGACGGTGCAGGGCGTCGTCTTGGTCAGCGCCGTCGTGATCGACGCCTCGATCTCAAGGCACGCGGCGAATCCAACGTGA
- a CDS encoding MEDS domain-containing protein, with protein MRNAEHRFGRLRHGDHIVLVYDGAAEMMAFVVPFIRDGLASGARCLYVQGDLDPAEITDALAVRGVDVDRELERGALGLVSVQEVYGPPPFDALRALDHLRRKVREANADGFTGVWLAVEMTWTATMDVRGDAVEEWESLLEQTRGPDPLTVACLYQRAQFAPALLRYVIRSHAKVIAGDDVYLSLSALFQDLAATDLQALVRSAAERRVPAGGVYYHQGDPATDVYVLTSGSVKLVRTDPEGRGVVLRIVTPTEPFGHVNALGGTPRVASAEALEDSRALAWSVPTVFQVMMAHPWVSLSTIRVMAENVQEAVDRAQDLATSSVDRRLARLLLRLAESLGRKTPRGVVIRVGLSGQDLAEMIGATSYTVSRVLAEWRRLDIADVQRERILILDRQRLAMIAGEHTNGEVSRTRGRKSGANE; from the coding sequence TTGAGAAACGCCGAGCACCGGTTCGGGAGACTCCGGCACGGAGATCATATCGTCCTCGTCTACGACGGCGCGGCGGAAATGATGGCATTCGTCGTGCCGTTCATCCGGGATGGGCTCGCCAGCGGTGCTCGCTGTCTCTACGTGCAGGGGGACCTGGATCCGGCGGAGATCACCGATGCCCTCGCGGTACGAGGCGTTGACGTGGACAGGGAGCTCGAGCGGGGCGCCCTGGGGCTGGTGAGTGTGCAGGAGGTCTACGGACCGCCGCCGTTTGACGCCCTGAGGGCGCTCGACCACCTCCGCCGGAAAGTGCGCGAGGCTAACGCGGACGGCTTCACTGGTGTGTGGCTTGCCGTAGAGATGACGTGGACTGCCACGATGGACGTCCGCGGCGACGCCGTAGAGGAGTGGGAGTCGCTGCTTGAGCAGACGCGTGGGCCCGATCCGCTGACCGTGGCGTGCCTGTACCAGCGTGCGCAGTTCGCTCCGGCCCTGCTCCGGTACGTGATCCGCAGCCACGCGAAAGTGATCGCGGGCGACGATGTGTACCTCAGCCTGAGCGCCCTGTTTCAGGACCTTGCAGCGACGGATCTGCAGGCGTTGGTACGGTCGGCAGCGGAGCGCCGCGTGCCGGCGGGCGGTGTCTACTACCACCAGGGGGATCCGGCCACCGACGTGTACGTGCTCACGAGTGGCAGCGTCAAGCTCGTGCGAACGGACCCCGAAGGGCGAGGCGTGGTGCTCCGGATTGTCACGCCGACCGAACCGTTCGGGCACGTGAACGCTTTGGGAGGGACTCCGCGCGTTGCCTCCGCCGAAGCACTGGAAGACTCCCGCGCGCTCGCGTGGAGTGTCCCGACGGTCTTTCAGGTCATGATGGCGCATCCGTGGGTATCGTTGAGTACGATCCGCGTGATGGCGGAAAACGTTCAGGAAGCTGTGGATCGCGCTCAGGATCTTGCGACGTCGAGCGTCGACCGGCGCCTGGCGCGGCTGCTGCTCCGGTTGGCGGAATCCCTGGGCCGTAAGACGCCACGTGGGGTCGTCATCCGGGTGGGCCTATCGGGGCAGGATCTCGCGGAGATGATCGGCGCAACATCCTACACGGTAAGCCGCGTGCTAGCCGAGTGGAGACGCCTCGACATCGCCGATGTGCAGCGCGAGCGGATCCTCATCTTGGACCGGCAGCGCCTC
- a CDS encoding HD domain-containing phosphohydrolase, whose amino-acid sequence MPVPDRLHPWFERHPLPAWIYDVHTLQVLDVNGAAVVLYGYSRDEFLAMRITDLCVAEDVPRVLTELAAPHADSEWRHRLKNGKMIDIQVTSRHVKARDRDAAVIIVQGLALCKPKLRDLDVFANVPVGVYRTTADGQFLDANPALVQMLGYPDRESLVATRAVDLYIDPGARERWIAALERDGIVTDFESQVRRYDGSTIWVRATARIVRPSASEAAYLEGVLVDITERKLARTEQAHRTAELQTFYDVSRQLRAARTVEEMYPIIVEQARSRLAADYGCLALLNPERQEFTKVYTVGIPTEKSGSTFPSAGTRSGRVASAGAPFVSVDPGRGEVPEWIDDVSYRALGALAIVPVRSEEDIIGTLCLARVKASDTLAFTETELRLIEGVTEVAGIAIRRARLYQSLQAAYVDMIVALAHAMESRDSYTAAHSERMVALAERMARELACSDREVEDIRWGARLHDIGKIGVSDIVLRKPTILTAQEWAVMRQHPVLGEEILASAERMRGVAKLVRHHQERWDGSGYPDGLNGEAIPLGARILAVVDAYGAITEARAYKPARTHADAVEEIRRCSGTQFDPRVVEVFCAVVEEVGGSR is encoded by the coding sequence ATGCCAGTCCCCGACCGGCTTCACCCGTGGTTTGAGCGGCATCCCCTCCCCGCGTGGATCTACGATGTGCACACACTGCAAGTGCTCGACGTGAATGGCGCGGCAGTTGTCCTCTATGGGTACAGCCGCGACGAGTTCTTGGCCATGCGGATCACCGATCTCTGCGTGGCGGAAGACGTGCCTAGGGTGCTCACGGAACTCGCAGCACCACACGCGGATTCGGAATGGCGACACCGCCTCAAGAACGGAAAGATGATTGACATCCAAGTCACCTCGCGGCACGTGAAGGCGCGCGACCGTGATGCCGCCGTGATCATCGTCCAAGGACTCGCCCTGTGCAAGCCCAAGCTACGCGACCTGGACGTGTTCGCCAACGTCCCAGTGGGCGTCTATCGCACCACGGCCGACGGGCAGTTCCTGGACGCGAACCCGGCGCTGGTGCAGATGCTCGGCTATCCTGACCGAGAGAGTCTGGTGGCGACGCGGGCCGTCGACCTGTACATCGACCCAGGGGCGCGAGAGCGGTGGATCGCGGCACTGGAGCGAGACGGGATCGTGACGGACTTTGAGAGCCAAGTACGTCGGTACGATGGGTCCACGATCTGGGTGCGGGCCACCGCGCGGATCGTGCGTCCATCCGCAAGCGAGGCGGCCTACCTCGAAGGTGTGCTGGTGGACATCACGGAGCGTAAACTTGCGAGAACCGAACAGGCGCATCGGACGGCGGAACTCCAGACATTCTATGATGTGTCCCGGCAGTTGCGCGCCGCGCGTACGGTCGAAGAGATGTACCCTATCATCGTGGAACAGGCACGGTCGCGGCTCGCCGCCGACTACGGGTGCCTCGCGCTCCTCAATCCCGAACGTCAAGAGTTCACCAAAGTCTACACGGTTGGGATCCCCACGGAGAAGAGTGGATCGACGTTTCCGAGCGCGGGGACCCGATCGGGGCGCGTGGCAAGCGCGGGAGCTCCCTTCGTGAGCGTCGATCCCGGTCGCGGCGAAGTTCCCGAGTGGATAGATGACGTGTCATACCGCGCCCTCGGGGCGCTGGCCATTGTCCCGGTGCGCTCCGAGGAAGACATCATTGGAACACTCTGTCTAGCACGCGTGAAGGCGTCGGATACATTGGCATTCACCGAGACAGAATTGCGCCTGATCGAAGGCGTCACCGAGGTCGCGGGCATTGCGATCCGGCGCGCGCGCCTGTATCAAAGTCTCCAGGCCGCCTACGTGGATATGATCGTTGCGTTGGCTCACGCCATGGAATCGCGCGACTCATATACGGCGGCGCACAGCGAGCGGATGGTCGCGCTGGCCGAGCGCATGGCGCGCGAACTCGCATGTTCGGACCGGGAGGTCGAGGACATCCGTTGGGGCGCCCGGTTGCACGATATCGGAAAGATCGGTGTGTCCGACATCGTATTGCGGAAGCCGACCATTCTGACGGCGCAGGAGTGGGCCGTCATGCGCCAGCACCCCGTGCTCGGAGAAGAGATCCTGGCGTCGGCGGAACGAATGCGCGGGGTAGCGAAGCTCGTCCGCCATCACCAGGAACGGTGGGACGGCAGCGGCTACCCCGACGGGCTCAACGGCGAGGCGATCCCCCTGGGTGCGCGCATTTTGGCTGTCGTCGACGCCTACGGGGCGATCACCGAGGCCCGCGCGTACAAACCGGCGCGCACCCACGCCGATGCCGTCGAGGAGATCCGACGCTGTTCCGGCACCCAGTTCGATCCCAGGGTGGTTGAGGTGTTTTGCGCCGTGGTCGAGGAGGTCGGGGGCTCGCGCTAG